One stretch of Verrucomicrobiia bacterium DNA includes these proteins:
- a CDS encoding chemotaxis protein CheX, giving the protein MIDQLEELVTQAVARAFETMLSLKVTPEEAGVPTWNGEPHVAGSVGFIGRLSGVVYIYASAPLAREITGRMLGLATEEIEGDEMVNDAVGELTNMVVGQIKSQLSDRGMPCVLTIPSIVRGSHFVIESVSSTTRRVNTFRCGDRQFVVETLIKSS; this is encoded by the coding sequence ATGATCGATCAACTGGAGGAACTGGTCACTCAGGCGGTGGCCCGCGCCTTCGAGACGATGTTGAGTCTCAAGGTGACGCCCGAGGAGGCCGGGGTGCCGACGTGGAACGGAGAACCGCACGTGGCGGGATCGGTGGGGTTCATCGGGCGCTTGAGCGGAGTGGTGTACATCTACGCCAGTGCGCCCCTGGCGCGGGAGATCACGGGACGGATGCTCGGTCTGGCGACGGAGGAGATCGAGGGCGACGAGATGGTCAACGACGCGGTGGGGGAGCTGACCAACATGGTGGTGGGTCAGATCAAGTCGCAGTTGTCGGACCGGGGGATGCCGTGCGTGCTGACGATCCCGTCGATTGTGCGGGGAAGCCATTTTGTCATTGAGTCGGTCAGTTCAACGACGCGCCGGGTGAATACGTTTCGCTGCGGCGACCGGCAGTTCGTGGTGGAAACACTTATCAAATCCAGCTGA
- a CDS encoding response regulator, whose product MPSPVNRRILIVDDNAAIHDDFRKILTPRVSELQGSMAAMEAVLFSESVPAPTPEAACFELESAYQGRDGILRAEAAYRGGAPFALAFVDGRMPPGMDGIETIEGLWKVDPGLQVVLCTAYSDYSWDGITGRLGQSDSLVILKKPFDTVEVIQLAHALTEKWRLQRAARVRMDELEAIVANRTAALRAEIVERRRHEMEAREARLAAEEASRVKSVFIANMSHEIRTPMNGVLGMCEFLLGTPLSTEQRDAANTLKYSSESLLAQLNDILDLAKIEAGKLELERTPFRLDALVDASVGLFIPKAQVKGLALTATLHPELPAVLVGDPVRLRQVLFNLVGNAVKFTLQGSIGLAVRPCGLPAGPAGVEFEVRDTGIGIVPEQLPLLFKAFSQADSSITRKFGGSGLGLAVSRQLAELMGGSIEASSMPGQGSTFVLRVPLPAAADPGVVSCSGAAAPASPRAQRAPVLGPFPVALRVLVAEDNPVNRKVAGLYLGRMGCEVVFAVNGRQAVEAAAEEAFDLVLMDCQMPELDGLAATRLIRQNETCTGRRVPIIAMTASAVRGDREACLAAGMDEYVSKPVQWSAIPALFYHHVSSLRGGESRPEPLIAALP is encoded by the coding sequence ATGCCGTCTCCGGTGAACCGGCGGATCCTGATCGTCGACGACAATGCCGCAATCCACGATGACTTCCGCAAGATCCTGACGCCCAGGGTATCGGAGCTGCAGGGCTCGATGGCCGCGATGGAGGCGGTGCTCTTCTCGGAGAGCGTCCCTGCACCCACGCCGGAGGCAGCCTGTTTCGAACTGGAGTCGGCGTATCAGGGACGGGACGGCATTCTCCGTGCGGAAGCGGCGTATCGCGGGGGGGCTCCCTTTGCCCTCGCCTTCGTGGATGGGCGGATGCCGCCCGGGATGGATGGGATCGAAACGATCGAGGGACTGTGGAAGGTGGATCCCGGCCTGCAAGTGGTGCTCTGCACGGCCTATTCGGATTATTCGTGGGACGGCATCACAGGGCGCCTGGGGCAGTCGGACAGCCTGGTCATTCTCAAGAAGCCCTTTGACACGGTGGAGGTGATCCAGCTCGCCCATGCTCTGACGGAGAAGTGGCGGCTGCAGCGGGCCGCGCGCGTTCGCATGGACGAACTCGAGGCCATTGTGGCGAACCGCACCGCGGCGTTGCGGGCCGAGATCGTCGAGCGTCGGAGGCACGAGATGGAGGCACGCGAGGCCCGGTTGGCAGCCGAAGAGGCGTCCCGCGTCAAGTCGGTGTTCATCGCCAACATGAGCCACGAGATCCGCACCCCGATGAACGGAGTTCTGGGAATGTGCGAGTTTCTTCTGGGGACCCCGCTGTCCACCGAGCAGCGGGACGCAGCCAATACGCTGAAGTACTCCAGCGAGTCGCTTCTGGCCCAGCTCAACGACATCCTCGACCTCGCTAAGATCGAGGCGGGCAAGCTGGAACTTGAACGGACGCCGTTCCGCCTCGATGCGCTGGTGGACGCCTCTGTCGGCCTCTTCATCCCCAAGGCTCAAGTCAAGGGGCTCGCGCTGACCGCCACGTTGCATCCCGAACTTCCCGCGGTGCTGGTGGGTGACCCGGTGCGCCTTCGGCAGGTGCTCTTCAATCTGGTCGGCAACGCCGTCAAGTTCACGCTTCAGGGATCGATCGGCCTTGCGGTGCGCCCGTGCGGGTTGCCGGCGGGCCCGGCAGGCGTTGAGTTCGAGGTGCGGGACACCGGGATTGGAATCGTCCCGGAGCAGCTTCCCCTCCTCTTCAAGGCCTTCTCTCAGGCGGACTCCTCGATCACCCGGAAATTCGGTGGGTCCGGACTGGGACTGGCGGTCTCCCGTCAGCTTGCCGAGCTGATGGGTGGATCGATCGAGGCATCGAGCATGCCTGGCCAGGGCTCGACCTTTGTTTTGCGCGTCCCGCTTCCCGCTGCCGCCGACCCGGGCGTGGTTTCGTGTTCCGGCGCCGCGGCGCCGGCATCGCCCCGTGCGCAACGGGCGCCGGTCCTTGGCCCGTTTCCAGTTGCCTTGCGCGTGCTGGTTGCGGAGGACAACCCCGTCAACCGCAAGGTCGCCGGGCTCTACCTTGGGCGCATGGGCTGCGAGGTGGTCTTCGCGGTCAATGGCCGTCAGGCCGTGGAAGCCGCGGCCGAGGAGGCGTTCGACCTGGTCCTGATGGACTGCCAGATGCCGGAACTCGACGGCCTGGCCGCCACCCGGCTGATTCGGCAGAACGAAACCTGCACGGGACGGCGCGTCCCCATCATCGCGATGACGGCCAGCGCCGTTCGCGGCGACCGCGAAGCGTGCCTGGCGGCCGGGATGGACGAGTACGTTTCCAAACCCGTGCAGTGGTCGGCGATCCCTGCGCTGTTTTACCATCATGTGTCCTCCCTGCGGGGAGGTGAGAGCCGACCCGAGCCCCTGATCGCGGCGCTGCCATGA
- a CDS encoding HDOD domain-containing protein, whose amino-acid sequence MSVAVAPCPVELPRYTTAQIETRLHSCPRLPSLGSVNSALRELLSADHRYTTQIAEIIRRDPSLTERLLRLVNSVYYGFSTPVNSIEEAVFFLGVRQIRQLAMMTPIIEDFQKLSAGAPFDWREFWQHCIGTAILAREVLGTFEIPGDESDYVAGLVHDVGKIAMAAAFPKHFAAIHTLHRESLRDLTELESEILGVDHCELGALYLRNHRLPDLLVEAARHHHRPELASRHVRIVAAVQIADLLVRHGRVGHSGNHVEVTSEAWTSASGWAILCGRRPHTERTIAEASLMRSLQRLPSILEGLV is encoded by the coding sequence ATGAGCGTCGCCGTCGCCCCATGTCCCGTCGAGTTGCCGCGCTATACGACGGCCCAGATCGAGACCCGCCTGCACTCCTGCCCCCGCCTGCCCTCCCTCGGCAGCGTCAACAGCGCCCTCCGGGAACTGCTCAGCGCCGACCACCGCTACACCACCCAGATCGCCGAAATCATCCGCCGCGACCCCAGCCTCACCGAACGCCTCCTGCGCCTCGTCAATTCGGTGTATTACGGATTCTCCACCCCCGTGAACAGCATCGAGGAGGCCGTCTTCTTCCTCGGCGTGCGCCAGATCCGCCAACTCGCCATGATGACCCCCATCATCGAGGACTTCCAAAAGCTGTCCGCCGGGGCCCCCTTCGACTGGCGCGAGTTCTGGCAGCATTGCATCGGTACTGCGATCCTGGCCCGCGAAGTCCTCGGCACCTTCGAGATCCCCGGCGACGAATCCGACTACGTCGCGGGACTCGTCCACGATGTCGGCAAGATCGCCATGGCCGCCGCCTTCCCCAAACACTTCGCGGCCATCCATACCCTCCACCGCGAATCCCTGCGCGACCTCACCGAGCTCGAATCGGAGATCCTCGGCGTCGATCACTGCGAACTCGGGGCCCTGTACCTCCGCAACCATCGCCTCCCCGACCTGCTCGTGGAGGCCGCCCGCCACCATCACCGCCCGGAACTCGCCAGTCGCCATGTCCGCATCGTGGCGGCCGTCCAGATCGCCGATCTCCTCGTCCGCCACGGACGCGTCGGGCACAGCGGGAACCATGTCGAAGTCACCTCGGAGGCCTGGACCAGCGCATCCGGCTGGGCCATCCTCTGCGGCCGCCGGCCCCACACCGAACGGACCATCGCCGAGGCCAGCCTCATGCGGAGCCTCCAACGCCTTCCCAGCATCCTCGAGGGGCTCGTCTAG
- a CDS encoding response regulator: MPIKILTVDDSKTIRLIVAKAFKPFDCEVFEASNGVEGLAVAAKERPHVIILDLTMPVMDGYEALTKLKSDPDLKSIPVVMLTAESGRENVLRIAKQGVRDYLVKPFKEELIVERVGRIIDLKPKGLQPVKARRFDDALSILVVDDKPAIGDQVRAGLADTQWTVVARGQAGEALDYCHQTAPDAVLVSLTLPDDSAFSLFQALRGNARTKSVPVFAMCVKNAVEDQARAQQSGFTGVITKPIEFEELKGKVARALSLDTSYKYFQHRDGVLVLSLPVSFNGAVANEVSSHLRAKVAEAVDAGFGRVVFDVSALKSADILLIKLGLEVMQFCNELSLRLRMIGSPVVIQECRKYEETKDWSFASSFEDALTALNGREVPVAA, from the coding sequence ATGCCCATCAAGATCCTCACTGTTGACGACAGCAAGACGATCCGGTTGATCGTTGCCAAGGCCTTCAAGCCCTTTGATTGCGAGGTGTTCGAGGCCTCGAACGGGGTGGAGGGGCTGGCGGTGGCGGCGAAGGAACGGCCGCATGTGATCATCCTCGACCTCACCATGCCGGTGATGGACGGATACGAGGCGCTCACCAAGCTGAAGTCGGATCCCGACCTCAAATCGATCCCGGTGGTCATGCTGACCGCCGAATCCGGGCGCGAGAACGTCCTGCGGATCGCCAAACAGGGGGTGCGCGACTACCTGGTGAAGCCCTTCAAGGAGGAGCTGATCGTGGAGCGGGTGGGGCGGATCATCGACCTGAAGCCCAAGGGGCTGCAGCCGGTGAAGGCGCGGCGCTTCGACGACGCCCTGTCGATTCTGGTGGTGGACGACAAGCCGGCGATTGGTGATCAGGTGCGGGCCGGGTTGGCGGACACGCAGTGGACGGTGGTGGCGCGGGGCCAGGCGGGGGAGGCGCTGGACTACTGCCATCAGACGGCGCCGGATGCGGTGCTGGTGAGCCTCACGCTGCCGGACGATTCGGCGTTCTCGCTGTTCCAGGCGCTGCGGGGGAATGCGCGGACGAAGTCGGTGCCGGTGTTTGCGATGTGCGTGAAAAACGCGGTGGAGGATCAGGCGCGGGCGCAGCAGAGCGGATTCACGGGTGTGATCACCAAGCCGATCGAGTTTGAGGAACTGAAGGGGAAGGTTGCCCGGGCGCTCTCGCTGGACACTTCGTACAAGTACTTCCAGCACCGGGACGGCGTGCTGGTGCTGAGCCTGCCGGTGTCCTTCAACGGAGCGGTGGCCAACGAGGTGTCCTCGCACCTTCGGGCCAAGGTGGCGGAGGCGGTGGATGCGGGCTTTGGGCGGGTGGTGTTCGATGTGAGCGCGTTGAAGTCCGCGGACATCCTGCTGATCAAGCTGGGACTCGAGGTGATGCAGTTCTGCAACGAATTGTCGCTGCGGTTGCGGATGATCGGGTCGCCGGTGGTGATCCAGGAATGCCGGAAGTACGAGGAGACGAAGGACTGGTCGTTTGCCAGTTCGTTTGAGGATGCGCTGACGGCATTGAACGGCCGGGAGGTGCCGGTGGCGGCGTAG
- a CDS encoding sigma-54-dependent Fis family transcriptional regulator, with protein sequence MPIEKILVLEDDLIQRKNLELQLRQRRYEVASAGTLGEAHELLGRETFDLILVDVNLPDGDGRDLLRELQSRPQRPHVVMMTGEGSIESAVECMRMGALDYLTKPFTFDEIEVRLKKAEDFSQLVRVTRYLSHEESEETGFELLGRSPAMEGLRQMIRKIAPTQATVLIQGESGTGKELVARALYRQSPRGQAPFIKVNCAAIPENLIESEFFGHERGSFTGAISRREGRFELAHGGTILLDEVSEVSPQVQAKLLRVLQERELERVGGNRTIKVDVRVIATTNRNLEQSVQRKEFRQDLYFRLNVVPIQVPPLRDRIGDVPELAEQFMQRFARKHGVRVRGIADDCLRVLQSHSWPGNVRELQNVIERGVILCGEGGLLEAEHLGFAPVAGTKATAVGDAGAEGTGSGEGANGIQSLAELERIQIFKALDHTGGNRTHAARLLGISIRTLRNKLHEYGRDTRDGDLDDAGSGPEGD encoded by the coding sequence ATGCCCATCGAGAAGATCCTCGTCCTCGAAGACGATCTGATTCAGCGGAAGAATCTCGAGCTGCAATTGCGGCAGCGGCGGTACGAGGTGGCCAGCGCGGGTACGCTGGGGGAGGCGCACGAGTTGCTCGGGAGGGAGACCTTCGACCTGATCCTGGTGGATGTGAATCTGCCGGACGGCGACGGGCGGGATCTGCTTCGGGAGCTTCAGTCGCGGCCGCAACGGCCGCATGTGGTGATGATGACCGGGGAGGGTTCGATCGAGTCGGCGGTCGAGTGCATGCGGATGGGGGCGCTCGATTACCTCACCAAGCCCTTCACCTTCGATGAGATCGAGGTGCGGCTGAAGAAGGCGGAGGACTTCTCGCAATTGGTGCGCGTCACCCGCTATCTGAGTCACGAGGAGAGCGAGGAGACGGGTTTCGAGCTGCTGGGGCGCAGTCCGGCGATGGAAGGATTGCGGCAGATGATCCGGAAGATTGCGCCGACGCAGGCGACGGTGCTGATCCAGGGGGAAAGCGGCACCGGGAAGGAACTGGTGGCGCGGGCCCTGTACCGCCAAAGCCCGAGGGGCCAGGCGCCGTTCATCAAGGTCAATTGCGCGGCGATCCCGGAGAACCTGATCGAGAGCGAGTTTTTCGGGCACGAGCGGGGCTCCTTCACCGGGGCCATTTCCCGTCGGGAGGGGCGGTTCGAGCTGGCGCATGGGGGGACGATCCTGCTGGACGAGGTGAGCGAGGTGTCGCCCCAGGTGCAGGCCAAGCTGCTGCGGGTGCTTCAGGAGCGGGAACTGGAGCGGGTGGGAGGGAATCGGACGATCAAGGTGGATGTCCGGGTGATCGCGACCACCAACCGGAATCTCGAGCAGAGCGTGCAGCGCAAGGAATTCCGCCAGGACCTGTACTTCCGGCTCAATGTGGTGCCCATCCAGGTGCCGCCGCTTCGGGACCGGATCGGGGATGTTCCCGAACTGGCCGAGCAGTTCATGCAGCGGTTCGCCCGGAAGCACGGGGTGCGGGTGCGCGGGATCGCCGACGATTGCCTGCGGGTCCTGCAGAGCCATTCCTGGCCGGGGAACGTCCGGGAACTGCAGAACGTCATTGAGCGCGGCGTGATTCTCTGTGGCGAGGGAGGTTTGCTCGAGGCGGAACACCTGGGATTCGCCCCGGTTGCGGGCACGAAGGCGACGGCCGTCGGGGATGCGGGGGCCGAGGGAACGGGGTCAGGAGAAGGGGCCAACGGGATCCAGTCGCTGGCCGAGTTGGAGAGGATCCAGATCTTCAAGGCCCTCGACCATACGGGAGGGAACCGCACCCACGCGGCCCGGTTGCTGGGCATCAGCATCCGGACCCTTCGGAACAAGCTGCACGAGTATGGCCGGGACACGCGGGACGGCGACCTGGACGACGCCGGAAGTGGCCCCGAGGGCGATTGA